The following DNA comes from Bacillota bacterium.
GCCAGGGTGTAGTTCTGGCAAAATGAGCAACCCAGATTGCAGCCGGCAAAGAAGATGGTGCCCGACCCCCTCGAACCCACCAGCGGGGATTCCTCGCCAAAATGCGGCCCGAAGGAAGATATGAGCGCCCGGTATGTTATTCCGCAGAAACCGGTTGCTGGCAGGACAGATTTTCCGGACCCCGTGTCTTTGTATCTCATGGCCCGGCAATGCCGGGCACATAAGCCGCAGGGGGAGGCAAGCTCTCTTGATCTGGCGATCTTCTCGTTCCATTGTTCCTCGTCAAGAGAGAGGTAGATTGGCGGGCGTGGATCCACGGTAAATTTATTCATCTGTTCAATCCTGTGCCCATGGAGAACGACGGTCGGAAAACTCTGCACGGGCGGTGGTCGGGGCTTTCCTCCTTCGTTTGTTCAGAAACTGAATGTTGCGTAACAGTGGCCGCGGGCCGAACCTGCCCCGGGATCATGCACATTGCCGCAACAGTGCTGAAATTATAGTATCATACCGAGGCCGATACGACAAAATATATGAAACGACGAGCAAGGAACTGGCATCCCCGATGTGGAATATTCAACCATCGATGTACCCTGGGGGTCTTCCGCGAATGGATGGGCTTGGCTTATGCCCTTCCGGATCTTTAACCGTCAATGCACCCGGGGCAATCGTTTGCATGGCCTGTTTTGAGTAGTTCAATTTCTATGGGTATCATAGCGAACAAAAAAATCTGCGAAAGGAAGGAGGGGGACAGACATGAAACTGATGTTCATCGCCGATATCCACGGTTCGCTGCATTATACACGCCGTGCTCTGGAGTTATTCGAGAAGGAGGATGCCGATCATCTTCTTCTCCTGGGCGATATACTCTATCATGGGCCGCGTAACCCGCTCCCCCGGGACTACGACCCCGCGGAGGTGGCACTTGCCTTCAACAGTTATGCCGAAAGAATTGTTGCCGTGAAGGGCAATTGTGACAGTGAAGTCGATGAAATGGTCCTCGATTTTCCGCTGGCGGCTGTTCTTTCTACCGTTTTTCTGGAAGGAAGAAGGATATTGATGACGCATGGCCACATATACAATGGGGATCTGCGGCCCCCGTTGAATCGGGGCGATGTTATGCTCTGTGGCCATACCCATATCCCCGCTCTCGGGAAGAAAGACGGGATATATATTGCCAATCCGGGGTCATTGTCCCTGCCGGCGGGAGACCATTACCGTTCTTACGGCCTTCTGGATGCCGGCTCTATCTGCATCAAGGACCTGGAGGGGAAGCTCCGGGAAGAACTTTCGTTGTGTTGATGCAGATAGGTTGCGGGGTGACATCAGCCCCCGATCATGGATAATGACATATCCTTCATCAATTGAAAATAAACTGAAGAAAATAAAAGATGGGGAGGATGTAGCTTCCGGAAGATCACAGGAAGCCGTCCACCAGATAGGGTAGATCATAAAAGGAATCTTGGCCCAGACGAACGCAACATTTCTTTGCCAGTTTTTTCAAATCTGTAGATGTATCCAGTTCTATCCAACCACGACTTGAACTCCTGAAACAGTATCTTTGAGCTTCGAACTCCCTGGTTTTCTTGTTCACAAGGATAAATCTCATGAGGGGATTGTACCAATCATCGCATTCTATTTTGAGGTATATTGTGATCATGTTTTTCATGATGTTTACTTTTGCGTCAAGTTTTTTGGGGATGCTGCTTTTAACCGCATTTATTTCACTTCTGGAGAAAACCGGTGGCCTTATCTTTGCCAGATATACCATTCCGTTTGGTGTTTCATGTACTCTGTAACCATCGGGAATTCTATCAACAAGGGTTCCATCCGGTTTTTTTGAAAACCAGTAGCGCGGATTGCCCTTCCTGGTCAATCCCTGATGCAAATAATAGTTGCCATCCAGAAAATTGGTATATACGAATGCCATTCCAGAAGCCCCCTTGGAATATTTTGTTTCATGGATACCCGAAGATATTCTCGATGATTTTGATATTCTTGATTATATCACGCTTTTTTAGCCCGACAGGTTGACAAAATAAATATAGGGGAAAGAGACCCAAGCAGCAGCAATTATCTCCTGAAAACGGGGAAGCACAACATGCATTGTGCGTGGCTCGTTGTGCCGGCAGGGTGAGCATCGTTGACTCCCTCGCAATGGTTGCAAGATGGCATCCTGTTTCCGCCTGGCGGGTCTTCTTCCCGGCCTGCACTGCACTCCGGTGGAGGCAGCTGACGGGGGCATTCATACAATTGACGTTCATAACCTAGAATTGCTATAATTGCATCGCATGGACAATTTCCTGTCTTTGGAAATGAAATCGACTTCAATGCCGGATGGAGCATCGAAAAATATGTTTTGAAACTGCCGGGATTGTTACGATTATAAAAATACCGGAATACGAAGGAGGGCGGAAAATGTCAAAACGAA
Coding sequences within:
- the yfcE gene encoding phosphodiesterase — translated: MKLMFIADIHGSLHYTRRALELFEKEDADHLLLLGDILYHGPRNPLPRDYDPAEVALAFNSYAERIVAVKGNCDSEVDEMVLDFPLAAVLSTVFLEGRRILMTHGHIYNGDLRPPLNRGDVMLCGHTHIPALGKKDGIYIANPGSLSLPAGDHYRSYGLLDAGSICIKDLEGKLREELSLC